Proteins encoded by one window of Bacteroidota bacterium:
- a CDS encoding response regulator transcription factor: MIRTIIIDDEQQARSALKYEIGLHCPDIQLIAEATSVSEGVDILSKEKPELVFLDIRLSDGFGFDILERSEVPGLKVIITSAYSEYALKAIKVSAVDYLLKPVDATDLKVAISKIINNQNKKNVAPESAQLFDQQHKITIQTSEGIYIIQISDIISCSSYGNYCFINCNGNKKILVSKTLKEMEAQLESFGFERIHHSYIVNLNHVTTYKNKNGTSVQMNDGSEIPVSVRKRAKLLVHLHKLNL; this comes from the coding sequence ATGATCAGAACAATTATTATTGACGATGAACAACAGGCACGCTCTGCCTTAAAGTACGAGATCGGGTTACACTGCCCCGATATTCAATTGATTGCCGAAGCTACAAGTGTTTCTGAAGGAGTTGATATTCTCTCCAAAGAAAAACCTGAGTTGGTATTTCTCGATATCAGATTATCCGACGGATTTGGCTTCGACATTTTGGAGAGATCGGAAGTTCCAGGATTAAAGGTAATTATTACCTCTGCTTATTCTGAATATGCCTTAAAAGCGATCAAAGTAAGTGCAGTTGATTATTTATTAAAACCCGTGGATGCTACAGACCTGAAAGTGGCTATTTCGAAAATTATAAATAACCAAAATAAAAAAAATGTTGCTCCGGAATCTGCGCAATTGTTTGACCAACAACATAAAATTACCATTCAAACATCAGAGGGAATTTATATTATTCAGATATCGGATATAATTAGTTGTTCTTCTTATGGAAATTATTGTTTTATTAACTGTAACGGTAATAAAAAAATATTGGTTAGCAAAACATTAAAAGAAATGGAAGCGCAATTGGAGAGTTTTGGATTTGAAAGAATTCATCATTCTTATATTGTGAATTTAAATCATGTTACCACTTATAAAAATAAAAACGGAACCAGTGTGCAGATGAACGATGGAAGTGAAATTCCGGTTTCGGTTCGAAAAAGGGCGAAGTTGTTGGTGCATTTGCATAAGTTGAACCTCTAG
- a CDS encoding histidine kinase yields the protein MNKIVAILVFCFAAFGAGAQDPLATRINPDDVYLSSTVYYVMQDSKGFIWLSTDAGVYRYDSYEFEHFSTANGLPDNEIFRIYEDKKHRIWFIPLNGKLSFYQNGKLNTPENNKMLSQIPFTKIVIGEFEDEKGNMYFASKNEMVCKITPEDSVIMSYNKMIYNFLWVENDSVHTIEERLLNRHYNPRGTIYNDQIAIGVYTNVYYKKGRGEFEKLLTLPEKSVEIIFMKLFSDSSLYIGTRKGLYILNPNDTASLHNYFSDWAVTCIEKDFENNLWISTLEDGVHLVQSLNVLKYNEPNLPSKIITCLEKDADNNLWVGLTNDDYAVIDTTGVIKNYQFPSKINHDIVNIRHFENESWVVSKSGLLKIANGQKKYYDFYGNDLLRFGNNALILGQEYVLKFNADNFDEEIAYTIATRYGQEKYTLIKSRCNVLAAGKENEAWIGTIHGLFCYRDNVLIDFGKIEPLFKAFIRDIKYDQETGRTYVATNTNGILVLRDDKLEFTITSSDGLPYNDCYAIKILSSEHILASSSNELVTITIDKKPIVNILNISAGAFSNRIFAIEEINGTIYLGTENGLISFARKNTYRNVSNPKIVIQDFIVSSRSELLNQNKTFGYHQNEITISYTGISFRDHQNLSYEYVLEGYDDNWQRTRERNITYKSLPPGKYVFKVKAINRSGIYSETLSIPYTIRTPFWQTWFFYCAIALIAAAIIYYAWKLRLRKIKENYTEEKEAMETEKKLLELEHKAMRLQMNPHFIFNTLNSIKGFYAENDTEKANEYISKFSKLLRSILENTDQVVSLEKEIEYLKLYLDLTQLRYPGKFIYKIVLDENINIEKTGIPPMLVQPFLENSIVHGIVPKQKEGLIQLEFAKANGQLICYITDNGIGRSAAKMNSSTREHQSKAIEIINEFIAALNLKNYSEKFTLDIQDLYNERHEPAGTKVIITLPYFNIL from the coding sequence TTGAATAAGATCGTCGCCATTTTGGTTTTTTGTTTTGCTGCTTTTGGAGCAGGGGCTCAAGATCCTTTGGCTACGAGGATAAATCCGGATGATGTGTATTTGTCGTCGACAGTGTATTATGTGATGCAGGATTCAAAAGGATTTATTTGGTTGAGCACGGATGCAGGAGTTTATAGGTATGATAGTTACGAATTTGAACATTTTTCAACTGCAAATGGATTACCCGACAATGAAATTTTCAGAATATATGAGGATAAAAAACACAGAATTTGGTTTATTCCTTTAAATGGAAAATTATCTTTTTATCAAAATGGAAAATTAAATACTCCGGAAAATAATAAAATGCTTTCGCAAATTCCCTTTACAAAAATTGTAATTGGTGAATTTGAAGATGAAAAGGGTAATATGTATTTCGCTTCAAAAAACGAAATGGTTTGTAAAATTACACCTGAGGATAGCGTGATCATGTCCTATAATAAAATGATCTATAATTTTTTATGGGTGGAAAATGACTCTGTTCATACTATAGAAGAAAGGTTACTGAACCGACACTATAATCCAAGAGGAACTATTTACAATGATCAAATCGCAATAGGAGTTTATACAAATGTTTATTACAAAAAAGGGCGCGGTGAATTTGAAAAATTACTAACGCTTCCGGAAAAAAGTGTAGAAATTATTTTTATGAAGTTGTTTTCAGATAGTTCCTTATATATAGGTACAAGAAAAGGGCTTTATATTCTCAATCCCAATGATACTGCTTCACTCCACAATTATTTTTCTGATTGGGCGGTTACTTGTATAGAAAAGGATTTTGAAAATAATCTTTGGATTTCAACGTTGGAAGATGGAGTGCATTTGGTTCAATCGCTGAATGTATTAAAATATAATGAACCCAATCTTCCTTCCAAAATTATCACTTGTCTGGAAAAAGATGCGGATAACAATTTATGGGTAGGACTAACCAATGATGATTATGCTGTAATAGATACTACAGGAGTTATTAAGAATTATCAATTTCCTTCCAAAATAAATCACGACATTGTAAATATTCGCCATTTTGAAAATGAGTCGTGGGTAGTTTCGAAAAGTGGGCTTTTGAAAATAGCAAATGGTCAAAAAAAATATTACGACTTCTATGGAAACGACCTGTTGCGATTTGGAAATAATGCCTTGATCTTAGGTCAGGAATATGTTTTGAAGTTTAACGCCGACAATTTTGATGAAGAAATAGCCTATACCATTGCTACCCGGTATGGCCAGGAAAAATACACTTTAATAAAATCGCGTTGTAATGTATTGGCTGCCGGGAAAGAAAACGAAGCTTGGATAGGTACTATACATGGATTATTTTGTTACAGGGATAATGTTTTGATCGACTTTGGGAAAATTGAACCTTTGTTCAAAGCATTTATCAGAGATATTAAATATGATCAGGAAACAGGTAGAACGTATGTTGCAACCAATACGAATGGAATTTTGGTTTTACGAGATGATAAACTGGAATTCACAATTACTTCTTCCGATGGATTGCCGTACAACGATTGTTATGCAATAAAAATATTAAGCTCTGAACATATATTAGCGAGTTCCAGTAATGAATTAGTGACAATTACTATAGATAAAAAACCAATTGTTAATATTCTGAATATTTCTGCCGGTGCATTTTCGAACCGCATTTTTGCCATTGAAGAAATTAATGGCACCATATATTTAGGAACAGAAAACGGACTGATCTCCTTTGCAAGAAAAAATACTTATAGAAATGTTTCCAATCCAAAGATCGTAATTCAGGATTTTATTGTTTCCAGTCGATCAGAACTTTTAAATCAGAATAAAACATTTGGCTACCATCAAAACGAGATCACCATTTCTTATACCGGTATTTCCTTCCGCGATCACCAGAATTTATCCTATGAATATGTTCTGGAAGGATATGATGACAACTGGCAAAGAACAAGAGAAAGAAATATTACCTACAAATCGCTTCCTCCGGGAAAATATGTATTCAAAGTTAAAGCTATAAACAGATCCGGAATTTATAGTGAAACCCTTTCAATTCCTTATACCATTAGAACACCGTTCTGGCAAACATGGTTTTTTTATTGCGCTATTGCGCTCATAGCGGCTGCAATTATTTATTATGCATGGAAATTGCGTTTGAGAAAGATAAAGGAAAATTATACGGAAGAAAAGGAAGCCATGGAAACAGAAAAAAAATTACTTGAACTGGAACACAAGGCTATGCGATTGCAAATGAATCCCCATTTCATTTTTAATACGCTAAATTCAATAAAGGGTTTTTATGCTGAAAATGATACGGAGAAGGCCAATGAATATATTTCCAAATTTTCCAAGTTATTGCGAAGTATTCTTGAAAATACCGACCAGGTGGTATCACTTGAAAAGGAAATTGAATATTTAAAATTATACCTCGATCTTACCCAATTGCGTTATCCCGGCAAATTCATTTATAAGATCGTGCTGGATGAAAACATTAATATCGAAAAAACCGGAATACCACCCATGCTGGTTCAGCCTTTTTTAGAAAATTCTATAGTACATGGAATAGTCCCTAAACAAAAAGAAGGTTTGATACAATTAGAATTTGCGAAGGCAAACGGACAGCTCATTTGTTATATTACTGATAATGGAATTGGCAGAAGTGCCGCTAAAATGAACAGTTCCACCAGAGAGCATCAATCGAAGGCAATTGAAATCATAAATGAATTCATAGCCGCATTAAATCTTAAAAATTATTCAGAAAAATTTACACTTGACATTCAGGATCTTTACAATGAAAGACATGAACCAGCAGGTACCAAAGTAATAATAACTTTACCCTATTTTAATATTTTATGA
- a CDS encoding menaquinone biosynthesis decarboxylase, translating into MHYKNLQQFIDDLEKSGELLRIKEFVSPDLEITEIADRYIKQNGPALLFENTGTDFPLLINSMGSYKRMCMAIGVDDLDDVGRDISELFKKLATPKNSLMDKVMMLPELGKVASWMPKTIKGKGACQEVVMQDADITKLPVMKCWPADGGKFITLPIIHTLDPETQIRNVGMYRMQVFGPKLTGMHWHKHKVSAGHFNKYKKLNQRMPVSVALGGDPVYTYCATAPLPPNVDEYLLAGFLRKRKVELVKCITNDLYVPADADFIIEGYVDPNDELILEGPFGDHTGYYSLADYYPKFHITCITHKKNAVYPSTIVGIPPQEDAWIGKATERIFITPIKLTMLPEVEDMELPIEGVFHNLTIVKIKKEYEGHAQKVMNAMWGAGQMMFNKILVIADEINIHDFKEVAQYLSKNVDPANDIYFSAGPMDVLDHSCSKFAFGSKVCIDATAKSASELKNIDSKNIHIDKSKLMTTFPEIKGINDDLLKLNISVVAIAVEKNKKKHISTLNDKLILEEGLNKVKIIIYVDHLVEVNDMAVVTWNFSNNIDPKRDIFLSPDNGSGLSHCGIDGTRKTKGFDDFFRPWPNVIIMDEQTINTIDKKWIQLGLGKFIESPSHKYKRQVIGDGAVVEEK; encoded by the coding sequence ATGCATTACAAAAATCTTCAGCAGTTTATCGATGATCTTGAAAAATCAGGTGAACTTTTACGTATTAAAGAATTCGTAAGTCCAGATCTGGAAATAACCGAAATTGCCGACCGATATATCAAACAAAATGGACCTGCTTTGTTGTTTGAGAACACAGGTACTGATTTTCCTCTTCTTATAAATTCCATGGGCTCATACAAAAGGATGTGCATGGCTATTGGGGTGGATGATCTTGATGATGTGGGAAGAGATATTTCCGAATTATTTAAGAAGCTCGCAACTCCTAAAAATAGTTTGATGGACAAAGTGATGATGCTTCCGGAACTTGGTAAGGTTGCGTCATGGATGCCGAAGACAATTAAAGGAAAAGGTGCCTGTCAGGAAGTGGTTATGCAGGACGCGGATATAACTAAATTACCCGTGATGAAATGTTGGCCTGCAGACGGAGGAAAATTTATCACACTTCCAATTATTCATACCCTCGATCCTGAAACACAAATACGAAATGTGGGAATGTACAGAATGCAGGTATTCGGTCCTAAATTAACAGGAATGCATTGGCATAAACATAAAGTTAGTGCCGGGCACTTCAACAAGTATAAAAAATTAAATCAACGTATGCCTGTTTCCGTCGCATTGGGTGGCGATCCTGTGTATACATATTGTGCAACTGCACCTTTGCCTCCAAATGTGGATGAATATTTATTGGCAGGCTTTTTAAGAAAAAGAAAAGTGGAATTAGTAAAATGTATCACGAACGATCTGTATGTTCCGGCGGATGCTGATTTTATAATTGAAGGATATGTTGATCCCAATGACGAATTAATTTTAGAAGGACCTTTTGGTGATCACACCGGATATTATTCGTTAGCAGATTATTATCCAAAATTTCATATTACCTGCATCACCCATAAAAAAAATGCAGTTTATCCATCTACAATAGTTGGAATACCACCACAAGAAGATGCATGGATCGGGAAGGCAACGGAAAGAATATTTATTACTCCAATTAAATTAACCATGTTGCCAGAAGTGGAGGATATGGAATTACCTATTGAAGGTGTATTTCATAATCTCACCATTGTAAAAATAAAAAAAGAATATGAAGGTCATGCACAAAAAGTGATGAATGCAATGTGGGGAGCCGGACAAATGATGTTCAATAAAATATTGGTGATAGCAGATGAAATTAATATTCATGATTTTAAGGAAGTAGCACAATATCTCAGTAAAAATGTAGATCCGGCAAACGACATTTATTTCAGCGCGGGCCCAATGGATGTGCTTGATCACAGCTGCAGCAAATTTGCTTTCGGAAGTAAAGTATGTATTGATGCAACAGCAAAATCTGCTTCCGAATTAAAAAATATTGATAGTAAAAATATCCATATTGATAAATCGAAATTGATGACTACTTTTCCCGAAATTAAGGGAATAAATGATGATCTTTTAAAATTGAATATATCTGTTGTAGCAATTGCAGTAGAAAAAAATAAGAAGAAACATATAAGCACTCTCAACGATAAATTGATTTTAGAAGAGGGTTTAAATAAGGTGAAGATCATTATTTATGTCGATCATCTTGTGGAAGTAAATGATATGGCAGTTGTAACCTGGAATTTCTCTAACAATATTGATCCTAAACGCGATATATTTTTATCGCCCGATAATGGTTCAGGTTTATCACATTGTGGCATAGATGGAACGAGAAAAACAAAAGGTTTCGACGATTTTTTCCGTCCATGGCCCAATGTTATAATTATGGATGAGCAGACAATAAATACTATAGATAAAAAATGGATTCAACTCGGTTTGGGAAAATTCATTGAATCACCTTCCCACAAGTATAAAAGGCAAGTTATTGGAGATGGAGCAGTAGTAGAAGAAAAGTGA
- a CDS encoding T9SS type A sorting domain-containing protein: MQKWISSLMILICTHSFIYSQLCIEDRFTQAGYFSTDEITIENNISYGLANDWYYGMVMPELNMFNIAYPKTEIDPLVKRPLVVLAHGGGFWGGEKENLDYIIQHLAQKGFVAATVNYRKGWNAYGDPEECDGDGVSMYQAIYKAMQDVKASVRYLVANADTYGIDTSWIFLGGQSAGVYAMMNGMYATQDEWNSLFPDHATLFGNLNSATNDIVTDFTVKGFMNFWGGIVDINLIDANDAIPTINFYGTDDDIVPPYQGNFQGCEQYAYVYGSASINNALNLLGVCNVVHAREGYGHDTYEDDYVIDNVTCFMKSIFCDECTSYEVDYQSGSCEELTVTGITDHSKKVFTVYPNPASTFVVVNSLNPLEINSKLNVWNSMGQTTKVDYTNTDNTLILQTENLPSGLYYFSVNSNNKIHPGSFLIDN, from the coding sequence ATGCAGAAATGGATTTCCTCCTTAATGATCCTGATTTGCACACACAGCTTTATTTATTCACAACTTTGCATCGAGGACCGCTTCACCCAAGCGGGATACTTTTCAACAGATGAGATAACCATTGAAAATAACATTTCCTATGGTCTCGCAAACGATTGGTATTATGGGATGGTTATGCCGGAGTTGAACATGTTCAATATTGCCTATCCGAAAACCGAAATTGATCCTTTAGTTAAAAGACCCTTGGTCGTACTTGCACATGGAGGCGGTTTTTGGGGTGGTGAAAAAGAAAATCTCGATTATATTATTCAACATCTTGCCCAAAAAGGTTTTGTTGCCGCCACTGTAAATTATAGAAAAGGTTGGAATGCCTATGGCGATCCGGAGGAATGTGATGGTGATGGAGTTTCGATGTATCAAGCTATTTATAAGGCTATGCAAGATGTAAAAGCATCGGTAAGATATCTCGTTGCAAATGCTGATACGTATGGAATAGATACTTCCTGGATATTTCTGGGAGGGCAAAGTGCCGGTGTGTATGCGATGATGAATGGTATGTATGCAACACAGGATGAATGGAATTCACTCTTTCCTGATCATGCCACTTTATTCGGAAATTTAAACAGTGCAACAAATGATATAGTAACTGATTTCACTGTAAAGGGATTTATGAATTTCTGGGGTGGCATAGTTGATATTAATTTGATTGATGCAAATGATGCCATTCCAACCATTAATTTTTATGGAACTGATGATGATATCGTTCCACCTTATCAGGGAAATTTTCAAGGTTGTGAACAGTATGCTTATGTTTATGGCTCAGCATCCATTAATAATGCTCTTAATTTACTTGGTGTTTGCAATGTAGTGCATGCGCGCGAAGGTTATGGTCACGATACTTATGAAGATGATTATGTGATCGATAATGTTACCTGTTTTATGAAATCCATATTTTGTGATGAATGTACTTCCTATGAAGTAGACTATCAGTCAGGTTCCTGTGAAGAATTAACTGTGACAGGAATTACGGATCATTCAAAAAAAGTGTTTACAGTGTATCCGAATCCGGCAAGCACTTTTGTTGTCGTAAATTCATTAAATCCACTGGAAATAAATAGTAAATTAAATGTCTGGAATTCAATGGGACAAACAACAAAGGTTGATTATACCAACACTGATAATACATTAATTTTACAAACGGAAAATTTGCCTTCCGGCTTATATTATTTTTCGGTAAATAGTAATAATAAAATACATCCCGGAAGTTTTCTCATCGATAATTAG
- a CDS encoding T9SS type A sorting domain-containing protein, whose amino-acid sequence MRKFIFVFVLPLFAHTLTAQISEYCIPDRFGEEPLFNGDDIEVINNIPYGLADFWYDGNVVPQLNSFDIAFPKAAVDDLSKRPFIALFHGGGFAAGDKTKMTNFMMEMAKRGYVAATFNYRLGWNTGGVEPSYCLGDPESLLGAYYRTCQDVNASMRYITYHASEYGIDTSMIFIGGQSAGMMGVMTNIYMSQQNINQIYPGLEDKYGSIDESTNSIDITYSVKGIINMWGAIPDTTFINSNENIPIINFYGERDNVVPPVSGPIQDCFSPNEYFTVYGSVSVYNRLSNLGICSILHANQITGHDAYLDEFTVPESACFLKSIICDNCTSGEFLNEISSCGQFVPIQENGLLENITVFPNPATGTLFISLGNASLPEYPILEIYDATGRAISADFNLDGSLIKLNITDMASGIYFGRIKVVDSIEDFRFVVNQK is encoded by the coding sequence ATGAGGAAGTTCATTTTTGTTTTTGTTCTTCCCTTGTTTGCACATACACTTACAGCACAAATTTCTGAATATTGTATTCCTGATAGGTTTGGAGAAGAACCTCTTTTTAATGGGGATGATATTGAAGTAATTAATAATATTCCATATGGGCTTGCCGACTTCTGGTACGATGGAAATGTAGTTCCACAATTAAATTCGTTTGATATCGCTTTTCCAAAGGCAGCAGTTGATGATTTGTCAAAACGGCCTTTTATTGCATTATTTCACGGAGGTGGTTTTGCAGCCGGTGATAAAACTAAAATGACAAATTTTATGATGGAAATGGCGAAACGCGGATACGTGGCTGCTACTTTTAATTATAGATTAGGTTGGAATACCGGGGGTGTAGAACCATCCTATTGTTTGGGTGATCCCGAATCGCTTTTAGGTGCATATTACAGAACCTGCCAGGATGTAAATGCATCCATGCGATATATAACTTATCATGCATCGGAATATGGCATTGACACTTCTATGATCTTTATCGGTGGACAAAGTGCAGGCATGATGGGAGTTATGACCAATATTTATATGTCGCAACAAAATATAAATCAAATTTATCCTGGCTTAGAGGATAAATACGGAAGTATTGACGAATCAACGAATAGTATTGATATTACTTACTCCGTAAAAGGAATAATTAATATGTGGGGTGCAATTCCTGATACTACCTTTATAAATAGTAATGAAAATATTCCTATCATTAATTTTTATGGGGAGAGAGATAATGTAGTGCCTCCCGTTTCCGGACCGATTCAGGATTGTTTTAGTCCGAACGAATACTTTACGGTTTATGGCTCAGTTTCCGTTTATAACAGACTTTCCAATCTTGGAATCTGTAGTATTTTACATGCAAATCAAATAACAGGTCATGATGCGTATTTAGATGAATTTACTGTCCCGGAGTCAGCCTGTTTTTTGAAAAGTATAATTTGTGATAATTGCACTTCAGGTGAATTTTTGAACGAAATTTCCTCTTGTGGTCAATTTGTGCCAATACAAGAAAATGGATTGTTGGAAAATATAACGGTATTCCCAAATCCTGCAACAGGCACACTTTTCATTTCATTGGGAAATGCCTCTCTGCCGGAATATCCTATACTTGAGATCTATGATGCAACCGGACGAGCGATTTCAGCTGATTTCAACCTGGATGGTTCCCTGATAAAACTTAATATCACAGATATGGCTTCAGGAATATATTTTGGACGTATAAAAGTTGTTGATAGCATTGAGGATTTCCGGTTTGTTGTTAATCAAAAATAA
- a CDS encoding response regulator transcription factor, translating into MPNIQILIAETQYLILEGLRSIFSRHSDITVSQEITSKEALFTTLHITNPDIVIIDPLNLENFRIDDISTIETICPGTRILIITDINNTEVVHSIVETGVKGYLTKTCDEKEIIAAVYALMRGEQMFCFKVVNIVMDGKAPAVENCEAALLSEREIEIIRLIANGYTTRQIADALFRSFHTITTHRKNIMKKLGINSSSELLVFAMNTGLIQSREQLISPK; encoded by the coding sequence GTGCCCAATATTCAGATATTAATTGCCGAGACTCAATACCTTATTCTGGAGGGATTGCGGTCTATCTTCAGCAGGCATTCTGATATAACGGTTTCTCAGGAGATCACCAGTAAGGAAGCACTTTTCACAACCCTGCACATTACAAATCCCGATATTGTAATTATTGATCCCTTAAACCTCGAAAATTTCAGGATAGATGATATCAGTACCATTGAAACTATTTGTCCTGGCACTCGTATTCTAATTATCACCGACATAAACAATACGGAAGTGGTACATAGCATTGTGGAGACCGGCGTTAAGGGTTACCTTACCAAAACCTGCGATGAAAAGGAGATCATAGCTGCTGTCTATGCTTTAATGCGCGGGGAACAGATGTTTTGTTTCAAAGTGGTAAACATAGTAATGGATGGCAAAGCTCCAGCAGTGGAAAATTGTGAAGCAGCATTGTTGTCGGAACGAGAAATTGAAATAATACGACTAATCGCAAATGGTTATACCACACGCCAGATCGCGGATGCATTGTTCCGAAGTTTTCATACTATAACCACACATCGCAAAAATATCATGAAAAAGCTGGGTATCAATTCCAGCTCGGAGTTGTTGGTTTTTGCCATGAATACCGGTTTGATCCAATCCAGAGAGCAACTTATCTCACCTAAATAA
- a CDS encoding HAMP domain-containing histidine kinase, producing the protein MNVTTIRWVILLGIIAIITVILSQVFWIRKGLIINQSNFETAVTLSLEQIAAKIEIANNGKKITEKPVVRISPHSYVVNIEEEIDLNQLDYYIRNEFSNPFHKVDFIYQVYETTRDVLVFEETVSGEIKNSTIVYPTNLPILKESKYYFKMNFPERPVVDSVMLFVWSTSIIALTIVLVFFGFTLDVIFRQRRLSEFQKNFINNLAHEFKTPISTIGISADVITDPEIINEPERLKNYANIIKNENTRLTGQVSKILELAKLENDELVLNYEKFHLNEVLTEIIHSFKVRMDENEGSITTEFNAKPDLIEADKVHLQNVINTLLDNALKYNDKVPEISVMTATDDNGIFISISDNGIGIPKEFHKRIFEKFFRVPTGNVHNVKGYGLGLNYVKMIAKAHKWRLRVDSEINKGSIFTLIIPQ; encoded by the coding sequence ATGAATGTAACTACCATACGTTGGGTAATATTATTGGGAATTATTGCGATCATAACTGTGATCCTTTCTCAGGTATTTTGGATACGTAAAGGATTGATAATAAACCAATCTAATTTTGAAACAGCAGTTACACTTTCGCTGGAACAAATTGCAGCAAAAATAGAAATAGCCAACAATGGAAAAAAGATCACAGAAAAGCCGGTAGTCAGAATTTCTCCGCATTCTTATGTTGTAAATATTGAAGAAGAAATTGATCTTAACCAATTGGATTATTATATCCGCAACGAATTTTCCAATCCGTTTCACAAAGTAGATTTTATTTATCAGGTATATGAAACAACCAGAGATGTTTTGGTATTTGAAGAAACAGTTTCGGGCGAAATAAAAAATTCCACAATAGTTTATCCAACCAATTTACCCATTCTCAAAGAATCGAAATATTATTTTAAAATGAATTTTCCGGAGAGACCTGTGGTAGATTCTGTAATGTTATTTGTGTGGTCAACATCTATAATTGCACTTACTATTGTGTTGGTATTTTTTGGATTTACACTGGACGTTATTTTTCGTCAGCGCAGACTTAGTGAGTTTCAAAAGAATTTTATTAATAATCTCGCACATGAATTTAAAACACCAATTTCTACAATTGGAATTTCAGCAGATGTAATTACAGATCCAGAAATCATTAATGAACCCGAACGGTTAAAAAATTATGCCAATATCATCAAAAATGAAAACACAAGATTAACAGGGCAGGTGAGTAAAATATTGGAACTTGCAAAATTGGAAAATGATGAACTTGTTTTGAATTATGAAAAATTCCATTTGAATGAAGTTCTAACCGAGATCATTCATTCGTTTAAAGTGCGTATGGATGAAAATGAAGGATCAATTACCACCGAATTTAATGCAAAACCAGATCTTATTGAAGCGGATAAAGTGCATTTACAAAATGTAATAAATACCTTGTTGGATAATGCTTTGAAATACAACGACAAGGTGCCGGAAATTTCGGTAATGACCGCAACCGACGACAATGGGATCTTTATTTCCATCAGCGATAACGGAATTGGAATACCCAAAGAATTCCACAAAAGGATCTTTGAAAAGTTCTTCCGGGTTCCAACCGGCAATGTCCATAACGTAAAGGGTTACGGGCTTGGCTTGAATTACGTGAAGATGATAGCCAAGGCACACAAATGGCGACTTCGTGTAGACAGCGAAATAAATAAAGGAAGTATATTTACACTCATAATACCACAATAA
- a CDS encoding response regulator transcription factor — MEIKSPKILYVEDDVNLGFVTKDNLQKKGYDITLCQDGLEAAQTFTQQKFDLCILDVMLPKIDGFALAQKFRDKDKNVPILFLTAKSMLEDKLQGFKIGGDDYVTKPFSIDELVLKIEVFLKRSKVFATNVEEKNIYHIAGYEFDFKELTLKNKANTYTLTLREAELLRMLTLNRNQVVRRESILHQVWGEDNYYIGRSLDVFVSRLRKMFSDDENIQIENVRGVGFKFIVKEG, encoded by the coding sequence ATGGAAATTAAAAGCCCTAAAATTTTATACGTAGAAGATGATGTGAATCTCGGATTCGTTACTAAAGATAATCTTCAAAAAAAGGGATACGATATTACCCTTTGTCAGGATGGATTGGAAGCTGCACAAACATTTACGCAGCAAAAATTTGATCTCTGTATTTTGGATGTGATGCTTCCAAAAATTGACGGATTTGCATTGGCACAAAAATTCAGGGATAAAGATAAAAATGTTCCTATTTTATTTCTTACAGCAAAATCAATGCTGGAGGATAAATTGCAGGGATTTAAAATTGGCGGTGATGATTATGTTACCAAACCCTTCAGCATAGATGAACTGGTTTTAAAAATAGAAGTATTTTTAAAACGCAGTAAAGTATTTGCTACAAATGTTGAAGAAAAAAATATTTATCATATCGCCGGTTACGAATTTGATTTTAAAGAACTCACACTTAAAAATAAAGCCAATACTTATACTCTAACATTGCGTGAAGCAGAATTACTTCGAATGCTAACACTCAACAGAAATCAGGTTGTGCGCCGAGAATCTATTTTACATCAGGTTTGGGGAGAAGATAATTATTATATAGGCAGAAGCCTGGATGTATTCGTGTCAAGATTAAGAAAAATGTTTTCGGACGATGAAAATATTCAGATAGAAAATGTGAGAGGAGTGGGCTTTAAGTTTATTGTGAAGGAGGGGTGA